In the genome of Populus nigra chromosome 9, ddPopNigr1.1, whole genome shotgun sequence, one region contains:
- the LOC133703116 gene encoding uncharacterized protein LOC133703116 has protein sequence MFGFFKGSADSSPQSSYSQSSSSSMSPSPSAPPVTGPARPIRLVYCDEKGKFRMDPEAVATLQLVKEPIGVVSVCGRARQGKSFILNQLIGRSSGFQVASTHRPCTKGLWLWSAPLKRTALDGTQYNLLLLDSEGIDAYDQTGTYSTQIFSLAVLLSSMFIYNQMGGIDEAALDRLSLVTQMTKHIRVRASGGRSSASELGQFSPIFVWLLRDFYLDLVEDNRRITPRDYLELALRSVQGNGKDIAAKNEIRDSIRALFPDRECFPLVRPLNNENDLQHMDQISLDKLRPEFRAGLDALTKFVFERTRPKQIGATVMTGPVLVGITESYLEALNNGAVPTISSSWQSVEEAECRRAYDAATEIYMSSFDRSKPTEEVVLRESHEEAVQKSLAAFNAAAVGIGSARKKYEELLQKFSRRAFEDYKRNAFMEADLRCSNTIQNMEKRLRAACHASDANVDNVVKVLDGLLSEYETSCHGPGKWQKLAMFLQQSLEGPILDLAKRLNDKIGSEKSSLVLRCRSMEDKMALLHKQLEASEKDKSEYMKRYDEAINEKKKLADDYMRRINDLQSNRSSLDERCSNLVKTLDTAKQETSNWKRKHDQVLSKQKADEEQAASEIAILKSRSSAAEARLAAAHEQTRSAEEEAAEWKRKYDIAVRETKAALEKAANVQGRINKETQLREDALREEFSGRLVVKEDEIKEKNRKIEHAEQCLTTLNMELKAAESKMKSYDTEISSLKLEIKELAERLETANTKAQSYEKEARILEQEKIHLEQRYRSEFERFAEVQERCNHAEKECKRATELADKARTDAVSAQKEKNEFQKLAMERLAQIERAQRHIESLDRQKNDLAGELESVRVSEMDAVSKVALLEARVEEREKEIESLLKSNNVERASTVKALQDLLDDERKAHSVANKRAEDFSLQLEVARAKLDSLQQEFTSVRLNESALDGKLKAASHGKRIRTEDVEMGVGSVQDTGTDDKRVKKRSRSTTSPVMLTQPEDGGSVFKGNEDNQSQRTDQEDYRKFTIQELKQELTKHNYGAEILKLRSHNKKDILALYEKYVLQKS, from the exons ATGTTCGGCTTCTTTAAAGGAAGCGCCGACTCCTCTCCCCAGTCATCCTACTCTCAGTCGTCTTCTTCCTCCATGTCACCGTCTCCGTCGGCTCCTCCTGTCACCGGACCAGCTAGACCGATCCGACTTGTTTACTGCGATGAGAAAGGGAAGTTTCGGATGGATCCAGAAGCAGTGGCTACTCTCCAGCTTGTTAAGGAACCAATCGGTGTCGTTTCAGTCTGTGGTCGCGCTCGACAGGGAAAAAGCTTTATTTTGAATCAG CTTATTGGCAGGAGTAGTGGATTTCAAGTAGCATCCACTCATCGGCCATGTACAAAAGGACTTTGGTTGTGGAGTGCACCGTTAAAGAGAACTGCCCTTGATGGAACTCAGTACAATCTCTTACTGTTAGACAGTGAAGGAATAGATGCTTATGATCAAACA GGAACATACAGCACTCAGATATTCTCCTTAGCTGTCCTTCTATCTAGTATGTTCATTTACAATCAG ATGGGTGGTATAGATGAAGCAGCACTTGATCGACTCTCCCTTGTCACTCAAATGACAAAACATATTCGTGTTAGAGCTTCTGGTGGAAGAAGTTCAGCTTCTGAACTCGGGCAGTTCTCCCCAATTTTTGTTTGGCTTCTAAGG GATTTTTATCTGGATTTAGTTGAGGATAATAGGAGAATAACACCCCGTGACTATCTAGAGCTTGCTCTAAGGTCAGTTCAGGGAAATGGAAAAGACATAGCTGCTAAAAATGAG ATTCGGGACTCAATTCGAGCTCTGTTTCCAGACAGAGAATGCTTCCCTCTTGTGCGGCCTTTGAACAATGAAAATGATCTACAGCATATGGATCAAATTTCG TTGGATAAACTAAGGCCTGAATTTAGAGCTGGGCTGGATGCATTgacaaaatttgtttttgagagAACAAGGCCCAAGCAAATTGGCGCCACTGTAATGACAGGCCCAGTCCTTGTTGGCATTACAGAATCTTATCTAGAGGCTCTCAATAATGGTGCAGTACCAACAATATCTTCCTCATGGCAG AGTGTTGAAGAAGCTGAGTGTAGGCGAGCATATGACGCTGCCACAGAAATTTATATGTCGAGTTTTGACCGTTCGAAGCCAACTGAGGAA GTTGTTTTGAGAGAATCACATGAAGAAGCTGTTCAAAAATCATTGGCTGCATTTAATGCTGCTGCTGTGGGGATTGGTTCAGCAAGGAAGAAATATGAAGAGCTTCTCCAGAAATTCTCCAGAAGAGCATTTGAG GATTACAAGAGGAATGCATTTATGGAGGCAGACTTGAGATGTTCAAACACTATACAAAACATGGAAAAGAGACTGAGAGCAGCCTGTCATGCTTCTGATGCCAATGTTGATAACGTTGTGAAA GTCCTTGATGGTCTTTTATCTGAATATGAGACATCATGTCATGGTCCAGGGAAATGGCAGAAATTAGCGATGTTCCTACAACAAAG TTTGGAAGGTCCAATACTTGACCTTGCAAAACggctaaatgataaaattggatCCGAGAAGAGTTCTCTTGTGCTGAGATGTCGCTCAATGGAGGATAAAATGGCGTTACTTCACAAGCAACTAGAAGCTAGTGAGAAAGATAAGTCTGAATATATGAAGCGATATGATGAAGCTattaatgaaaagaagaagcttGCTGATGATTATATGAGGCGCATAAATGATTTACAAAGTAATCGTAGTTCATTGGATGAGAGGTGTTCTAACTTGGTGAAAACATTGGATACTGCCAAGCAAGAAACATCCAactggaaaagaaaacatgatcAGGTGTTATCAAAGCAGAAAGCTGATGAAGAGCAGGCAGCTTCAGAGATTGCAATTCTCAAGTCTCGGAGCAGCGCTGCTGAAGCAAGGTTGGCTGCTGCTCATGAACAAACCAGGTCAGctgaagaagaggcagcagagtgGAAACGGAAGTATGACATTGCTGTAAGAGAGACAAAAGCCGCTTTAGAGAAGGCGGCGAATGTGCAAGGAAGAATTAATAAAGAAACACAACTGAGGGAAGATGCACTGCGCGAAGAATTTTCTGGCCGTTTGGTTGTGAAG GAAGATGAAATAAAGGAGAAGAATAGGAAGATAGAGCATGCGGAGCAGTGTTTGACAACCTTAAACATGGAGCTAAAG GCTGCTGAGTCAAAAATGAAGAGTTATGATACTGAAATATCCTCCCTGAAGCTTGAAATCAAAGAGTTGGCTGAGAGACTGGAGACTGCAAATACTAAGGCCCAATCTTATGAGAAAGAAGCTAGGATTCTGGAACAAGAGAAGATCCATCTGGAGCAAAGGTACCGATCTGAGTTTGAGAGGTTTGCAGAAGTCCAGGAAAGGTGTAATCATGCTGAAAAAGAATGTAAGAGGGCTACAGAATTAGCTGATAAAGCAAGGACTGATGCAGTATCtgcacaaaaggaaaaaaatgagtttcagaaATTGGCAATGGAAAGATTAGCCCAAATTGAGAGGGCTCAGAGGCATATTGAAAGCTTGGATAGACAGAAAAATGATTTGGCTGGTGAACTTGAAAGTGTTCGTGTGTCGGAGATGGATGCTGTCTCGAAAGTTGCATTGCTAGAAGCTAGAGTTGAAGAAAGGGAGAAAGAAATAGAGTCACTTCTGAAATCAAACAATGTGGAGAGGGCTAGTACAGTTAAAGCACTTCAAGATCTTCTGGATGATGAACGGAAAGCCCACAGTGTTGCAAATAAAAGAGCTGAAGACTTCTCTCTTCAGTTGGAAGTAGCACGGGCTAAACTTGATTCCCTTCAACAGGAGTTTACTTCAGTTCGTCTGAATGAGTCAGCATTGGATGGCAAGCTTAAGGCTGCTTCCCATGGAAAACGAATTAGAACAGAAGATGTTGAAATGGGTGTAGGATCTGTTCAAGACACAGGCACAGATGACAAAAGAGTAAAGAAGAGGTCGAGGAGTACAACCAGCCCCGTAATGCTCACACAACCAGAAGATGGTGGTTCAGTGTTCAAGGGCAATGAGGATAATCAAAGTCAGCGAACGGACCAGGAAGATTATAGAAAGTTCACTATCCAGGAACTAAAGCAGGAACTTACAAAACATAATTATGGTGCTGAGATCCTCAAGTTGCGAAGTCACAACAAGAAAGACATCCTTGCATTATATGAGAAATATGTTCTCCAGAAGTCATGA